In Oreochromis niloticus isolate F11D_XX unplaced genomic scaffold, O_niloticus_UMD_NMBU tig00006536_pilon, whole genome shotgun sequence, the following proteins share a genomic window:
- the LOC109194268 gene encoding uncharacterized protein LOC109194268: MLAKVEYGGVQKYVKVPESDECFHFHQFLKDVMDKFSLQPQLFTEGVLILTDTSDTEVDSDIFDELVKSGVRAFKVGYRMQTATDIEISVVDDESESSVQPIPLALLTSPVSLSDHPSSPASTSSSDSTMILKSTKNRKKGLQELDRDEAKQKVCSVLSSNPKGEEIFNEYDKTKTLSDPTRRQMVNILVADMIESHGRIPPISVRTNYALGIATLFPYLQDPYSKNGYEHYYDPEANTGYLAWRLKTVQRNTYDGASGCPRPNFQDSPTTRRESLFVSGQLFGEECRELLDTQQIGLWLKRR; encoded by the exons ATGCTTGCAAAGGTAGAATATGGGGGAGTGCAGAAGTATGTCAAAGTTCCAGAAAGTGATGAATGCTTTCATTTCCACCAGTTTCTTAAAGATG ttATGGACAAGTTCAGCTTGCAGCCTCAACTCTTCACAGAAGGTGTACTCATCCTCACTGATACCTCTGACACTGAAGTTGACTCAGACATTTTTGATGAGCTGGTAAAGTCTGGAGTTCGAGCTTTCAAAGTTGGATATAGAATGCAGACAGCAACAG aCATTGAGATCAGTGTGGTTGATGATGAATCAGAGTCATCGGTACAGCCAATCCCTCTTGCCCTCCTGACATCGCCAGTGTCATTGTCAGACCATCCATCGTCCCCAGCTTCTACCAGTTCATCAGATTCAACTATGATCCTCAAAAGTACAAAGAACAGGAAGAAGGGCCTACAAGAGCTTGATCGCGATGAAGCGAAGCAG aaggtGTGTAGTGTCTTGAGCTCAAACCCAAAGGGTGAAGAAATTTTCAATGAATACGACAAAACTAAAACATTGTCAGATCCAACTCGTCGACAAATGGTCAACATACTGGTTGCAGATATGATAGAATCACACGG gaGGATTCCGCCCATAAGTGTTCGGACTAACTATGCACTGGGGATTGCAACGCTTTTTCCATATCTCCAAGATCCTTACTCAAAAAATGGCTAT GAACATTACTATGATCCGGAGGCCAATACTGGCTATCTTGCTTGGAGACTCAAGACTGTCCAACGCAATACCTATGATGGTGCTAGTGGGTGTCCCAGGCCAAACTTCCAGGACAGTCCAACAACCCGAAGAGAATCTTTGTTTGTTAGTGGACAGCTTTTTGGTGAAGAGTGCAGAGAGTTATTAGACACTCAACAGATAGGTCTGTGGTTAAAGAGAAGATGA